CAGACGTGGTACAAACGAAAAATATATTCGGTATAAACTGACTCAGTCAAGAACTGTGATTCCGCAACTCCGAGCAGTTCCTTCAACAATTTTCATTGCCTGCTCGACACTGTATGCGTTTAAATCCGGCATCTTGAGCTCAGCAATTTCTTTAATCTTATCTCTTCCGATCTCAGCAACACGCTCTTTTTTGGGGTTACTGGACCCTTTCTGCAAGCCAACAGCTTTAAAAAGCAGCACAGATGCAGGCGGAGTCTTTGTAATAAAACTAAAGGACCGATCATTATAAACTGTAATAACAACAGGAATAATCATATCACCTTCTGACTGGGTCTTCGCATTGAAGGCCTTACAGAAGTCCATGATATTTACGCCGTGCTGACCTAAAGCAGGTCCTACCGGGGGAGACGGGTTGGCCTTTCCAGCCGGTATTTGCAGCTTTATGTATGATTGAATTTTTTTTGCCATGATTCACTCCTCCACGGACCTACCTGGAGTTTTTAATTATTGCTTACCTGCATGTACTCAAGCTCAACCGGAGTTGAACGCCCAAAGATAGAGACCATAACTCGAACTCTGCCTTTATCAGGAAAAACCTCGTCAACCGTTCCCTCAAAATTTGCAAAAGGACCTTCAGTCACGCGAACTATATCACCAACCTCAAAAACTACCTTGGGTATTGGCTTCTCAGCACCTTCCTCTATGCGCATGATAATTTTATTCGCTTCCTGCTCGGTTAACGAAGGAATCAGCTTATAAACTTGACCACCAGCAGCTGCTCCCTGACCACTGTTCACACCGACAAAACCGGTAACGCGTTGGGTTTCCATAACCGTGTGCCAGGAATGCTCATTCATTTCCATTTGCACCAGTATATAGCCGGGAAAAAACTTACGCTCAGAAGTTTTTCGCTCTCCCTTAACCATCTCGACGACCTGTTCAGTGGGAACCAGAATGTCACCAAAAAAATCCCCTTGACCAGCCTGCCTGATATTATCTTCAAGCGTCGCTTTAACCTTCACCTCAAAACCGGTATGAGTGTGAACTATATACCATTTCTTTGCCATGATACGCCTAATGCCTATTGCAGAACCAGCCCTACCAGCTTTCCGAGAAACAAATCTACAGCTCCTAGATACACAGAAAGCAGCACAGTCAATAAAATGACAAAACCCGACAATCCAAAAGTCATCTTCCGGTCAGGCCAGACAATTTTTTTAAATTCAGCGACTACCTCGTGGTAAAAACGGCGAATGTTTCCCGGAGCAAGCACGAAGGAAGACGCATTGTCATCCCCTGAACCACCCTTTGCAGTATTTTTATTTTTTTTATTCGACATTTCCTTTCAGCACCCAGCAGAAAAAAAAATGGCAGGCCAGGAGGGACTCGAACCCCCAGCCCTCGGATTTGGAGTCCGATGCTCTACCAATTAGAGCTACTGGCCTGCACAACATTCGCTACGAATTCTATCTACGTAACTAACTTTTACTCGCCACAAAAACTACTTTGTTTCCTTGTGTGCAGTATGTGTTCTGCAAAAAGGACAGTATTTTTTCAGCTCAAGCTTATGAGGTATTGTTCTTTTATTTTTTGTCGTTGTATAATTTCTTTGCTTGCACTCCATACAGGCAAGCGTAATTATATCTCTCATACCGCAATCCCCTGATATATAGACTCCGGCGACCAGAAGGTCAAACCGGAGTCACATTCTTCAAGCATTCTTTTTTTCAGGACCAACATCCTGAAAAAAATCTACTCAATAACTTCACTAATTACGCCAGCACCTACAGTACGACCGCCTTCACGAATAGCGAAGCGAAGCCCTTCTGTCATAGCGATAGGCGTTATCAGCTCTCCCGTGATATGGATATTATCACCAGGCATGACCATCTCCACACCATCCTCAAGCGTACAGACCCCTGTCACATCAGTGGTACGGAAATAAAACTGAGGCCGGTAGCCGTTAAAAAACGGGGTATGCCGCCCACCCTCTTCCTTTGTCAGGATATAGCACTCAGCTTTAAACTTCTTATGGGGAGTGATAGAACCTGGCTTAGCCAGCACCTGCCCACGAACGATCTCATCACGCTTGGTTCCACGCAGCAACGCACCAACATTATCACCAGCCTGACCTTCATCAAGAATCTTGCGGAACATCTCAACACCGGTAATAGTGGTCTTCTGCGTATCGCGGATACCGACGATCTCAATCTCATCACCAACGTGAATCACACCACTCTCAATACGACCAGTAGCAACTGTACCACGCCCAGAGATAGAAAAAACGTCCTCAACAGGCATAAGAAAAGGCTTATCAACATCTCGCTGAGGCTCTGGAACCCAAGAGTCAACAGCCTCAATCAGATCCCAGATACACTTAGCCTTAACCTCATCCTCTGGATTCTCCAGAGCTTCCAAAGCAGACCCCTGAATAATCGGTGTGTCGTCACCAGAAAACTCATAGTTATCCAGCAGCTCCCGAAGCTCCATCTCGACCAATTCTATCAGCTCTTCATCATCAACCTGATCACACTTATTCAGAAAGACAACCATAGCCGGAACACCGACCTGACGCGCCAGCAGGATATGCTCCCGGGTCTGCGGCATCGGGCCGTCAGTAGCAGCAACAACAAGAATCGCGCCGTCCATCTGAGCGGCACCGGTAATCATATTCTTAATATAATCAGCATGACCAGGACAGTCCACATGAGCATAGTGACGCCCCACACTCTCATATTCAACGTGAGCAGTGGCAATAGTAATTCCGCGCTCTTTCTCTTCTGGTGCCTTATCAATAGCACTAAAATCTGTAAACTGAGCCTGCCCTTTTGTTGACAACACACGTGTGATAGCCGCTGTCAGGGTAGTTTTACCATGATCAACATGACCAATGGTTCCAACATTGACATGCGGCTTCGTCCGCTCAAACTTCTCTTTTGCCATTACTATGTCTCCCCCGACAATTTTTCTTCTCTCTACCGACCATCACTTCCATATCGGCAAACTTGGAGCCCACGACCGGACTTGAACCGGTGACTTCCTCCTTACCAAGGAGGTACTCTACCACTGAGTTACGTGGGCACAAAAAACTTAAACTAACATTACACATGGAGCGGGAAACGAGACTCGAACTCGCAACCCTCAGCTTGGAAGGCTGATGCTCTACCAATTGAGCTATTCCCGCACATGCACAAAAAAGAACAGGCAGCGCATTCCATGCGCATGCCTGTTACGTACTACATGGTGGAGGGGGGAGGATTTGAACCTCCGAAGGCACTGCCGACAGATTTACAGTCTGTTCCCTTTGACCACTCGGGAACCCCTCCAAACTCGAAAAACAATGGACACTTGTCGAACCTCAAGCTCGACACCTCTCCATCAAGCTCCGAACACTGGAGCTGGCGATGGGACTTGAACCCGCAACCCCCTGATTACAAATCAGGTGCTCTACCAATTGAGCTACGCCAGCACTACGATTTGTGGAGCGAATTATACAGTACCACCAACTCCTTTGCAAGCTTTTTTTTCCACTCAAACAAAAAAACCAGACTTTTAAAGTCTGGTTTTTAAAACACGTCTTAAAACAAAAAGTTACACAGAGAATTACCCGTTATTGACCGGGTTCTTCACATAAGCAGAGTCTCTATATCTTTCAAAAGTCATCGCGCAGGTTCTGTAAACCAGATGGGCAAACTTAGTGTACGGCATATAGAGGAAAAGCATCATAACGGAAACGAGATGCAGATAATATACCAAGTATCCCGGTTTCACCGCACCGAGAAGACGCAGGATTTCCGCTCCCAAACCGGTCACACCAACTCCAGCAATCATCCAGATGAGAAACCAGTCATAAAAGGTATTTCCGGCCTGATTGTTCTCCACCATCTGATTCCGGTTTTTCCAGAGAATGGCGATTCCAACCAGCATGGCAATCGCGGAAATATTGGCGAGAATCTTAAACGGATTAATCATGGACATCGGGCCGTGCAACGACGGTACAAAATACCCGATGATATCCTGAGATATAAATGAATAGGTGGTGACAATGAACAAACCGATAAAAGCCCACATCAGCGGCTGATGTCCGCGAACACGATCCTGATTGGTCTCACATTTTTTAAACCGATCATGCTGAACAATCTCGACAAGTGAAGGCCACAGGAACTCTTTCACAAACTGGGGAACTGAAGGACGGTACAAAGCTTCACCCACCCCGGCATTCTCAGACATTTTTCGCCACATGGCCGTCACCCCCTTAAAGGAGGCAAAGGCAGCCAAGGCTGCTGTGGGAATCATGAAGGAGTTGATAAAAAATACATTTCTGCTCAGCAGCTTAATACCAAAAAGAGTAACATATCCACCGCCAAAAAAATTACTGAAACCGTCATGGAGAAACTCTTCATGGGGCAGAACATTTGATCCAGAAATCAGCCACACCAGAAAAACAACTAAGGCAGGTATTGCAACAAGAAGGGGTAAATTTTTCCCTGATGATGCCAAGTTAGCCAGCGGTGCTGGCCAGCCGTAAAATTTATAGGCATAGGCACGAATCGCCCCCATAACATCGCCGGGCTTGGCACCGCGAGGGCAATAGGCTGTACAATCACCGCAATGATGACAGAGCAGCATATTCGGATCACCGATCAATTTATCCTTGAGCCCCCACTGCGAATAAATCATCTGCTGACGGGGAAAAGGATTCTCATCGGTGGAAAGAGGACAAACCACTGAGCAGGTGGCACATTGGAAGCAATTTTTCAGGGTATCCCCCCCGGCCTCCTTCATGTCCTTAATAAATTCAATATCTGGCTGTACGTTCATAGACATTTTCTTCCTCCTGTCCTGAAAGCTTTTTCAAGATGTCGAAACGATAATTTTTTAACATATGATCCGTACTCGCCCGAATCAATTCAAACACATTCTGGCGAATACGAATTCGACACAAACAAAGAGGTTAGAAGCCCTTAAAGGGGTTCGGCCCCATCTCAATGATCGACTCAACAAACTCGTCGATGATTCCAGGAATCTTGTCGTAATCAGAGATGGCTATCTGCTCAACACCGCAACGCTCCGGCTCAAGCCCCAAGGTACCCAGGGTTTCACCGATATTTTCCATACGCTTGCTGGCAATTTCAGAACCTTTGACAAAATGGCACTGATAGTCATCACCGTAACGACAGCCGAGGAGGAGCACGCCGTCCATACCTGAGGACATGGCATCCTTGATCCAGACCATATTGACAGAACCGAGACAGCGGACCGGAATAAAACGAACCAAGGCGTTCATCTTATTGTGGCGCATACCCGACATATCAATGGCCGGATAGGCATCGTTCTCACAGACAAAAACGGCGATCCGAAGTTTATCCTCGTCATCGTCCGGCACCTCAATACACTTGACCATAGAACCGATCATATCGACGTTATAATCAGCAAAGCCGATAATGCGCTCAGGACAGGCACCCATGCAGGTACCGCAACGCCGACAACGGGTCGGATTAGGTAATGGAGTGCCTTTAGCGTCATCATCCAGTGCGCCAAAAGGGCATTCCTCGGTACAACGCTTACACTGCGTACAACGCTGGAAAAAGAAATCCGGATAGGTCTGATCGCCAGAACGCGGATGAACAGACACACCACGATCAGCAGATTCAATACATTGAATAGCCTTGAGTGCTGCACCAGTGGCATCATCAATGGTCTCTTCCATTGTTTCCGCTTTCCGCACACCGCCGCAGGCATAAACACCGGTACGACGAGTCTCGTAGGGGAAACAGATGAAGTGAGAATCAGCATATCCGTCAAAAAGATCCAGATCCAGGAAGCCAGGCCCCTGACGATAAGCCAGATTAATGGTCGATTCATCCACTGTGGTCGGAACCATACCAGCAGCCAGCACAACCATGTCCACGTTGAGTTCCAGATCATCACCCAGCAGGGTGTTCTCCGCACTCACTTTTAATCCGCCATCAGCCTCTTCCACCTTGGTGACAGTGGCTTTGGTCATGAACACGCCGTCACGCTGCTGCATTCCTTTATAGAAGAGCTCCGTGTTACCCGGTGTCCGCATATGTTGATACAGAATATAGGCCTGGGCTGCGTCACCGTTATCGTCACAGACATACTGGGCCTGCTTCAAGGCAACCATAGAGGTAACAGAGTTACAATACGGGAAGTCACGATCATTATCTGTACTGCCAGGGCTCTGAATAAAAGCAACCTTGGCAGGTACCTTACCCTGCTTGGCCAGTTTCTCAAACTCGGCATTGGTTACAACATTATTCAGAGTACCGTGACCGAGATGTTCGTACTCAGAGACATCAGCGGGCCGCCAGCCGGTAGCCAGAACAACCGCGCCGAACAATTCTGCGTCGGGATTGGCCTCAGTATAGACCCTAAGACCTTTATTGGGATCTTCCATTTCCCCTTTTTCGATCTTATCCCGCTCATCAACAGTTACCTTTTCAGGAGCATCCCATTCACTCTCGCTGCCAGTAGCTTTGAGGGTCACCCCAAACTCACCCGGAGCACCGCTGATACGGGCAACTTCGGTTTCCGTCTTAATGGAAATCTTGTCGTTGCCTGTGACCTCGGCGATCATCTGCTCGATATTAGGCTGCTCAAGCTCGCTATAGGGATAAGCGGTCGGGAACATTTTACGCCAACCCAGAGCCTTACCGCCCAGTTTATCGGTCTTTTCAACGATGGTTACCTCGTAGCCAGCCTTGGCAGCCTCAGTGGCTGCTGTCAAACCGGCAATACCGCCGCCCATCACCAATATCTTCTTGGTGATCTGCTCCATCTGATAGGGCTTAGG
This genomic interval from Candidatus Electrothrix rattekaaiensis contains the following:
- the rplK gene encoding 50S ribosomal protein L11, translating into MAKKIQSYIKLQIPAGKANPSPPVGPALGQHGVNIMDFCKAFNAKTQSEGDMIIPVVITVYNDRSFSFITKTPPASVLLFKAVGLQKGSSNPKKERVAEIGRDKIKEIAELKMPDLNAYSVEQAMKIVEGTARSCGITVLD
- the nusG gene encoding transcription termination/antitermination protein NusG, coding for MAKKWYIVHTHTGFEVKVKATLEDNIRQAGQGDFFGDILVPTEQVVEMVKGERKTSERKFFPGYILVQMEMNEHSWHTVMETQRVTGFVGVNSGQGAAAGGQVYKLIPSLTEQEANKIIMRIEEGAEKPIPKVVFEVGDIVRVTEGPFANFEGTVDEVFPDKGRVRVMVSIFGRSTPVELEYMQVSNN
- the secE gene encoding preprotein translocase subunit SecE; the encoded protein is MSNKKNKNTAKGGSGDDNASSFVLAPGNIRRFYHEVVAEFKKIVWPDRKMTFGLSGFVILLTVLLSVYLGAVDLFLGKLVGLVLQ
- the rpmG gene encoding 50S ribosomal protein L33, which codes for MRDIITLACMECKQRNYTTTKNKRTIPHKLELKKYCPFCRTHTAHKETK
- the tuf gene encoding elongation factor Tu, which encodes MAKEKFERTKPHVNVGTIGHVDHGKTTLTAAITRVLSTKGQAQFTDFSAIDKAPEEKERGITIATAHVEYESVGRHYAHVDCPGHADYIKNMITGAAQMDGAILVVAATDGPMPQTREHILLARQVGVPAMVVFLNKCDQVDDEELIELVEMELRELLDNYEFSGDDTPIIQGSALEALENPEDEVKAKCIWDLIEAVDSWVPEPQRDVDKPFLMPVEDVFSISGRGTVATGRIESGVIHVGDEIEIVGIRDTQKTTITGVEMFRKILDEGQAGDNVGALLRGTKRDEIVRGQVLAKPGSITPHKKFKAECYILTKEEGGRHTPFFNGYRPQFYFRTTDVTGVCTLEDGVEMVMPGDNIHITGELITPIAMTEGLRFAIREGGRTVGAGVISEVIE
- the qmoC gene encoding quinone-interacting membrane-bound oxidoreductase complex subunit QmoC translates to MSMNVQPDIEFIKDMKEAGGDTLKNCFQCATCSVVCPLSTDENPFPRQQMIYSQWGLKDKLIGDPNMLLCHHCGDCTAYCPRGAKPGDVMGAIRAYAYKFYGWPAPLANLASSGKNLPLLVAIPALVVFLVWLISGSNVLPHEEFLHDGFSNFFGGGYVTLFGIKLLSRNVFFINSFMIPTAALAAFASFKGVTAMWRKMSENAGVGEALYRPSVPQFVKEFLWPSLVEIVQHDRFKKCETNQDRVRGHQPLMWAFIGLFIVTTYSFISQDIIGYFVPSLHGPMSMINPFKILANISAIAMLVGIAILWKNRNQMVENNQAGNTFYDWFLIWMIAGVGVTGLGAEILRLLGAVKPGYLVYYLHLVSVMMLFLYMPYTKFAHLVYRTCAMTFERYRDSAYVKNPVNNG
- a CDS encoding FAD-dependent oxidoreductase; its protein translation is MDKVYGAYLCTGCSIGDVLDVDGLKEAASETGMEMQDHACLCGAEGQALIKKDIEEKGVNTVVVCACSPRVMQDTFSYGDGTITVRGNLREHVAWTAQPDEEDEEAAEYLQEVGEDYVRMAVTRAQKSEVPKPYQMEQITKKILVMGGGIAGLTAATEAAKAGYEVTIVEKTDKLGGKALGWRKMFPTAYPYSELEQPNIEQMIAEVTGNDKISIKTETEVARISGAPGEFGVTLKATGSESEWDAPEKVTVDERDKIEKGEMEDPNKGLRVYTEANPDAELFGAVVLATGWRPADVSEYEHLGHGTLNNVVTNAEFEKLAKQGKVPAKVAFIQSPGSTDNDRDFPYCNSVTSMVALKQAQYVCDDNGDAAQAYILYQHMRTPGNTELFYKGMQQRDGVFMTKATVTKVEEADGGLKVSAENTLLGDDLELNVDMVVLAAGMVPTTVDESTINLAYRQGPGFLDLDLFDGYADSHFICFPYETRRTGVYACGGVRKAETMEETIDDATGAALKAIQCIESADRGVSVHPRSGDQTYPDFFFQRCTQCKRCTEECPFGALDDDAKGTPLPNPTRCRRCGTCMGACPERIIGFADYNVDMIGSMVKCIEVPDDDEDKLRIAVFVCENDAYPAIDMSGMRHNKMNALVRFIPVRCLGSVNMVWIKDAMSSGMDGVLLLGCRYGDDYQCHFVKGSEIASKRMENIGETLGTLGLEPERCGVEQIAISDYDKIPGIIDEFVESIIEMGPNPFKGF